From Ptychodera flava strain L36383 chromosome 2, AS_Pfla_20210202, whole genome shotgun sequence, the proteins below share one genomic window:
- the LOC139147744 gene encoding uncharacterized protein, giving the protein MYIYCKFDYLVFTYGSGPWYILWDEFFRIGLLLPNFSVAWVLGLQDITGNLLFGYTFAMASFFVGSVCYLGYFATNKVVLRSIRSRFYGSDNDDPDEISFSTYSSDEDDGWIVSSMVTRERQTSETGSPGQPTLPSIELHDLSIPGTSGHVVNDMEDEF; this is encoded by the exons ATGTATATCTACTGCAAGTTCGACTATCTGGTGTTCACCTATGGTTCTGGGCCGTGGTACATTTTATG GGATGAATTCTTTCGTATCGGTCTCCttcttccaaacttttctgtGGCTTGGGTATTGGGTTTGCAGGATATCACAGGAAATCTGCTCTTTGGTTACACCTTCGCTATGGCAAGCTTTTTTGTG GGTTCAGTATGCTACCTTGGATATTTTGCAACCAACAAAGTC GTTTTGAGATCGATTCGTTCCCGCTTCTATGGGAGTGATAATGACGATCCTGATGAAATATCGTTCAGTACATACAGTAGTGACGAAGACGATGGCTGGATTGTAAGCAGTATGGTGACAAGAGAGCGTCAGACAAGTGAGACTGGTAGCCCTGGTCAACCAACCCTCCCTTCCATAGAATTGCATGACCTGTCCATACCGGGTACCTCTGGTCATGTGGTCAATGACATGGAAGATGAATTTTGA